One Cinclus cinclus chromosome 24, bCinCin1.1, whole genome shotgun sequence genomic window carries:
- the SOST gene encoding sclerostin translates to MQISWAVCAVCVVTQITFQPARGWQMFKNDATEIIPEITENTETPMEPTFSNNNTMNQAKHGGRHIQQAPELNDAAGFSCREVRTSRFVTDGPCRSLKPVKELLCSGQCEPSHLLPNSIGRGKWWRQNALDYRCIPAHTRTQRVLLACPEQETRTYKFRAVTSCKCKRYTRFHNQSELKDFGKEPARPQKNKKPHQSRARSGKSNQHELENAY, encoded by the exons ATGCAGATCTcttgggctgtgtgtgctgtctGTGTCGTGACACAAATCACATTTCAGCCTGCACGAGGGTGGCAGATGTTTAAAAATGATGCTACAGAAATCATTCCTGAGAtcactgaaaatacagaaacacCCATGGAGCCGACTTTCAGCAACAACAACACAATGAATCAGGCAAAACATGGAGGAAGACACATACAACAAGCTCCAGAGCTTAACG ACGCCGCCGGGTTCAGCTGCAGGGAGGTGCGCACCTCTCGCTTTGTGACGGACGGGCCGTGCCGCAGCCTGAAGCCGgtcaaggagctgctgtgctcgGGCCAGTGCGAGCCCTCGCACCTCCTGCCCAACTCCATCGGCAGGGGCAAGTGGTGGCGGCAGAACGCCCTGGATTATCGCTGCATCCCCGCGCACACCCGCACCCAGCGCGTCCTGCTGGCCTGTCCCGAGCAGGAGACTCGGACTTACAAATTCCGAGCGGTCACGTCCTGCAAGTGCAAGCGCTACACTCGCTTCCACAACCAGTCCGAGCTCAAGGACTTCGGCAAGGAGCCTGCCCGGCCCCAGAAGAACAAGAAACCGCATCAGTCCAGAGCCAGGAGCGGCAAATCCAACCAGCACGAGCTAGAAAATGCTTACTAG